ttacgataaAAACAAGCTGGAGGACTTGCTAGTTGATccaactgttggggtcaaaaacggttatctcGAAATTAGCGTCTAAAATCACCTTTCCCCACGGAGGGTTTCTCGAAACAAACTCGACAAAAGTACCCGAGCATAAGTTTCAAAGAAATATGAACCCTGGATGATGTACTCCTAAGCTGTCAAAGGGGCACAACACACCAGAACCAAAGAGAGGCTCAGATCTACAAAAGGGTGGTTTCAATGGTCCGATCTAATCGACTCCAATGAGCCCGGTTTGATGGAAGAGTTGATGATGATACTGATAGAACGGTTTGTTGACTGATTCCACAATCAACCACGAATGAGAATACTTGAATCCACAAGCACTCTAATTCGCCAATCAATAAGACAAGTGAATCCACACAAGGCTTGATGATCAAGATAACTCAAAGACACAAAGTCTGTGAAGAAAAGAAACTAAGAAGTTTATTATTTCTTGGGTAAAATATTTTTCCCTTACAATGATATAATTAATGAACTTATATAGGCTCAGTACAATGATTAAGAAAGCTAAGTAAAATGAGAAAACATGTTGAAATTAAGAAATCTAGCCATTAGGCCTTAATGAGAGAATCTGAGCCAAAATGGGAAATGTATGGAGCTGCTTGTATCTGGACAACTTTGGGAAGATCCTAGGAGCCTTGGGGAGCTTCTGGTTGATGAAACAAATCGCCAAATCACAGCCAAGAGTGtagaaaactagccgttgggaTTTAAAGAAAATCGGCTCCAAAAATGGCAAGTTGAGATGGTGAAGAATCTGGCAGATCCAATGAGGTTTAGTGCATGGTATCAACTCTCCAAGTGGTCTTAGATGTAATGAATGATCTCCTGGTTTCACACGTGAGTTTGAGTTGCACACTCCTTAAATATAGAacaactttccttaaatagaaccATTTCGGATGCAGTGTACGTCGCCTGACTTGTAAATGGTATATCTcctaaaaaattatttcttttggTATGAAACCAATTCGCCGTGTGCTCCTTTTGAGTGTATAATCCAGGAAAACCGGTTTCATGGATAAATTCCTCCtcgtttgtaagatatggcgtTTTTATTGCACCTATATCCTGGTTGGCTTCATTAGCTTTCTTCAGCTTCATGTTCTTCACTGATTTACTCCTGGTTCCTTTCTCCTTTTCTGATGATGACTTGAGGTCCTCATCATttcctccctcttcaaaagttTTTGTCCTCAAAACCAATTtacctgcaccaagatagagcaagttagGTTTCATTCTATTTTGGGAAGCTACGGTCTTACCTTGGTATATGGACAGTTTTGTAATGCATTGTCCATCTGGTGATTCTTATTTGATCAATAGGGAAGCTATGACCCCTCTCCATGGTCGTGCTATGCTTTGACTTGGAAGGAACATGGTCTCCATTGTGAAATCTCCTATTTCACTCTTGGTTTTTCCATTGACCACTCCTTGGGTGTAATGTCGTGAGTTTGGTTCTGGATGTTTCTCCATTGTACATATACCTTTGCCAAGCTCTTCTGAGCATATCAAGTGTGTTACCACGTCCTTTGAGTCATGATAAACAGATTGAATCAAGTGATCACTTACACTGGTTTGATCTGAAGTTGTAGCAATTTTTACCACATCTTCTTTAAGTTGTTCTTGATCCTTGTTTACTCCTAGTGTTCCTGTTTCTTCCTTGGCACTTAAAGAAAATATCAAGTGCATTATACTTGAAGTAGAATCATTAAAAACAGAATGTATAAAACTATGACTACCTAAGAAATTATTCCAATAATGAACAAGTTCATAGTTTTTACTTACTAGAGTACCTTGCATTACTTCAGCTTTGGTATTTGTCATCTTTAATGCATGATCAGCTTGTGAGGAAATGTCTAGGGTATATTGCTCATGCTCCTCAGGTTGGTGAGCTCCTGGACGTGGTTCCTCCATACCTAGACCTTCATCAACATTCCGGACACAGTGCAAGTGCATCATACCAGTGTTTTGATAAGTAGGATTGATCACATTAAGTTCAGAAATCACTTTATCAAGTGTTGGCATTGCTTCCGCAGCAAGGATGGGTTCTTGTTCCATGGTAATACCTGAAATATTTTCAACCTTTTGGGCACTAGACAAGTGTTTTAAGACAGTCATGGAATTACTAGAAACAGAATCATATCTTTCTACTTGATTCTCTAAATTTTCAGAAGGTGAAACAATTTCTTGTTTCTTATTTACATGAAGTTTAGAATTAGAGGTTTGCTCTTTAGCATCTAAAATTTCTTTATCTTTCACGGATCCGGCCCTAAGCATGTATAAAAGTTCAGTCGAAACTGCAGTCGTTAACCCTCTGTTATAttgtagtatatatatatattgtagtatatatatataaaattatataaaagaacacacacaaaaaggcgaaagaaataaaaaaatcccAAAATGGTAACAATCAAAAGAGTGCTCAACCTAGAGAGCCTTTGGTCTTAAAAATCATACAAAATCAATCTATCATGCAGacagtgtttaatatatatatatttttttataatctaaGGTGTACGGCGGGTTGAAATCCAACCGACTAATTAATTTATGAGGCTTGCCTACGGACGCCAGACATGTGGTTGCTctgaacaaaaattaaatacatatttcGTTTGGCAACACAGTTAGACAAACATGTATATTTGAAATGATAGATTTCAAATTCGGAGGGCTTAACACTTTTCCAAATCTGTCTTACCACGTTTGTGTAGTTGACAATGTTTAACTTGAAGCAAATGCTTCACTTGTCTTACTGAAGGACCCTGATTGTTACCATTCAAGATAATATTTTGGTCCACATACAGTATTGCATTGAGATAAAAGGGTGAGCAAATTTGTTGTAAATCATAACACTTCCCAAAAGCAGATGAGGAACAATAAATAATGtggtataaaaaaataaaacaaaagttaaCACCCTAgttaattttattcattaactTTTATTCATATTATGTTTCAGCAATAGATTACAACCTACGAGactgttaaaatatataaataacgtAAACTCATGTCATTTGCACacaaatacatatatgtatatatgtattatttatgcATACTGCAAGACAATTATTgattggttttcttttctaaattttcttatattccAAATGTTCGACTATGCGCACCAGCGGGAAAGGTTACATTGCTGACATCATCTATAGAAGAATCCAACTTGTCGTCATTGTTAACTTGAGTTCTGAATGGTAGTTCTTGAAGGCTATTCTTCTCAAGCATAGCTAATACTGATACGTCATAGTCCTTACCTTTTCCCCAAACAACCAAATACAAACCCATGGCAATCACCGTCCCTCCTATTACGCTGcaacaaaaagaaatataagaaaCACATAGATGTAGTTTTAAGTTCATGAACAATTGCAAGATGTCTTTATTCGTCTAACATACCATCCGTAATGTATTTGTTCATGGAGAATAAAAGAAGCAAGGAGAGCTACAAGAATCATGCAAAGAGGGTTAAAAGCAGTGACGAAAACCGGCCCTCTCGTTCTCATAACCATCCCTTGCACGTAGTAGGTTAAACCCGAGCTTACTATACCCTTCATTAAAGAGAGTTTTgatcaatattatatttttgtgaagGGATTAGCtgactaaatttaaaatttatagttacCGTATAAAGAGGTGCTAAAAGTCTTGCATCCCATCCAACCGCCCATCCCCTGGAGTGGCGCTCCACTACGAGAGCTACTACGGTGCTTTGGACTGCCCCAGATAGGCATATTAAGGCCGATAGTGAAAGATCCGCAGGATATGTCTTTATTGTTATGGACTGTATATCAAATATACGTATGTTTTAAGCAGTACCAGAACTTGACCCGTGTGGGAGGGATTTAACTTGTGTTCAACAAAACTCATAAACCGttggttttgtaaaaaaatcctatgtatattttatatgtttttgtaatttacgtatagagtagaatatattattttataatatagatatttggtaataattttttatctgtgcataatattatattaaaatttttataacttgatgcaatttgatgtaattgtactattcatatatttatctttttttgttaatttaatttaaaatgaaacaacattataaaaattaattttttttattagttttctgtgaattattattaattttatgatattattttcttaaaaattgaattcttgaaatttttatatttgactaaACTAAATAGGATAATactacatttaaaatttttttatataacatatactatatatttcaacaaccattgtaattaattaatttaaattagttttaaatgcaGTGGCAAAATCtgtgaataaaaaaatacaaaaaaatatttaatttattataaatacaatGGCTAACAgtgtaaataaaagaaaatacttaATTTGCTATCTACGTttctaaacaatttttatttattttatcatccaTATTTTCAAACAGTAACAAaaatacttcagttttaatagaatagatatatatttatcattgtATCAACTATCAACCACGCGGTACACACATAAaccttctgttttttttttttttttgttttttacacagaactttgatttttcttaaaacaaacgCTTGTCAATATGAAACAAGCGGATTCGAATACTGGGACCAACACAGTGATGGTGCTAACATAAACCAATATGTTGAATATCCTGGTGTCTTATTACAATGTTTCAACTAAGAGGGTTTTTAGCAATTGTGTATTTAATGCAAATGCGATGTTATAAATAGGGGACTCTGTAATGCATATTGATGTTGTAAGATATGTAGGGAATTTGTTTTATCCAAAACTATCGGGTCCTAGcttatatacatattaaaaaaaagaaaagctatatacatatttaattcaatttttaaatacttatacatttaatttttaaatataattggtCTGGAGATTGAAACGAAATAATGTttgatcaaaataaaataaagtaaacagTAAGGAGAGTACCTGCAAAACATAGAAGCAAGACCAAGCAACACAACCGAGGAGTATCAACAAGGTTCCACCAACCCAATGATTATGGTCTTGTGAACTGTTGCTATGTCCGTTGTGTTGATTCGTATTTGGGTTAGACCATGGTAAAGGAATAAGTGGACCTTTGTACAATGTCATGACCAATGCCCCTCCAAGAGCAACCAGTGTCCCAATTATCTTTGCTTGGCTTCGTACCTCTGCTATATTCACTTTCTCCATTCTGTTCACATATAACCGTTTCCAGTTAGTTTGAACATGTGTTTTCGTTTTATATAACTAGGATCTTAGACTGAAATCCAGGGGATACTCTTTCATTTTAGACATTCATAGTGATTACCACAGTTAAAATAACATTGAGAGGACTCGAAAGTACTCTGCTAGTCCTCTAAGCGAATTCTTTTCCCATTGAAACATAATAAGTGACCTTAATATGTGTCTCAACCACTGATTACCTTAGAATCCAAGCGATTATGAAAGTGACAGAAGGAAGAACGTTCATGATAGCAGATGTATATGTTGCTGATGTCATGTTCATCCCCAAGTAACCAAAACCCTGGTCCAATATTGGCCTACAGAGGCCGGTACAAAATCATGTATTAAGGGTATCTTTCTGAAATATCAtcgctctgttttttttttcttagtttacaaacattatgattttattgataaaagGAGAAGATTAATtcttaagttcaaaaaaaaaaaaaaaaaaaaggagaagatTAATTCTTACTCTAAAAAGCCGAGTAACACTATTTTCAAGAAAACCGATAGTGTCATCTTCGGCCTCACTTTCctgtaaaatcaaaatcaagcccatcaagaaaaaaataatcaaatttaaaccatagttgtttt
This genomic stretch from Brassica napus cultivar Da-Ae chromosome C9, Da-Ae, whole genome shotgun sequence harbors:
- the LOC106391542 gene encoding WAT1-related protein At4g08290 isoform X2 is translated as MKVRPKMTLSVFLKIVLLGFLEPILDQGFGYLGMNMTSATYTSAIMNVLPSVTFIIAWILRMEKVNIAEVRSQAKIIGTLVALGGALVMTLYKGPLIPLPWSNPNTNQHNGHSNSSQDHNHWVGGTLLILLGCVAWSCFYVLQSITIKTYPADLSLSALICLSGAVQSTVVALVVERHSRGWAVGWDARLLAPLYTGIVSSGLTYYVQGMVMRTRGPVFVTAFNPLCMILVALLASFILHEQIHYGCVIGGTVIAMGLYLVVWGKGKDYDVSVLAMLEKNSLQELPFRTQVNNDDKLDSSIDDVSNVTFPAGAHSRTFGI
- the LOC106391542 gene encoding WAT1-related protein At4g08290 isoform X1; amino-acid sequence: MEGVSTIIKNFRPFLLMIFLQFGAAGTYIVIMATLNQGQNRYVLIVYRNAVAALVLGPFAIFCERKVRPKMTLSVFLKIVLLGFLEPILDQGFGYLGMNMTSATYTSAIMNVLPSVTFIIAWILRMEKVNIAEVRSQAKIIGTLVALGGALVMTLYKGPLIPLPWSNPNTNQHNGHSNSSQDHNHWVGGTLLILLGCVAWSCFYVLQSITIKTYPADLSLSALICLSGAVQSTVVALVVERHSRGWAVGWDARLLAPLYTGIVSSGLTYYVQGMVMRTRGPVFVTAFNPLCMILVALLASFILHEQIHYGCVIGGTVIAMGLYLVVWGKGKDYDVSVLAMLEKNSLQELPFRTQVNNDDKLDSSIDDVSNVTFPAGAHSRTFGI